A genomic window from Candidatus Kouleothrix ribensis includes:
- the zwf gene encoding glucose-6-phosphate dehydrogenase: MADSATPTANPLRAGMRMQRTPEPCTVIIFGATGDLTHRKLVPALYNLQRERLLPPGFSVVGFARRDWSDDFFRGSLLADAREFSRSGIEDTLWESFAEGVWYIQSSFDDPRGYQVLAQRLAELDQQRGASGNRLFYLATPPESYATIIQQLGAAGLARSPGDGWTRIIIEKPFGRDLTSARTLNAEVHRVFDESQVYRIDHYLGKETVQNILVFRFANGIFEPLWDRRYVDHVQITVAETVGVEERGGYYEHAGALRDMVQNHLMQLLTLTAMEPPIGYRADAVRDEKVKVLRAIRPIAPEQAEQVTVRGQYGPGTAGGQAVPGYRQEQGVAPESTTETYVALQFFIDNWRWAGVPFLLRTGKRLPKRVSEIAIQFRSVPLMLFDSGPLSDIEPNVLAMQVQPDEGITLRFDSKVPGQANQIRPVTMDFRYNAAFGVESPEAYERLLLDAMLGDSTLFTRSDEVEASWSLITPIHQGWASADAPAFPSYEAGTWGPKAADRLLVKEWRAWRRL, encoded by the coding sequence ATGGCCGATTCCGCCACCCCAACTGCCAACCCACTGCGCGCCGGGATGCGCATGCAGCGCACACCCGAGCCATGTACCGTGATTATCTTCGGCGCCACCGGCGACCTGACCCACCGCAAGCTGGTGCCGGCGCTATACAACCTGCAGCGCGAGCGGCTGCTGCCGCCGGGCTTCAGCGTGGTGGGCTTTGCGCGGCGCGACTGGAGCGACGACTTCTTTCGCGGCTCGCTGCTCGCCGACGCCAGGGAGTTCTCGCGCAGCGGCATCGAAGATACACTGTGGGAGAGCTTCGCCGAGGGTGTCTGGTATATCCAGTCGTCGTTCGACGACCCGCGCGGCTACCAGGTGCTGGCACAGCGCCTGGCCGAGCTCGACCAGCAGCGCGGCGCCAGTGGCAACCGGCTGTTCTACCTGGCCACGCCACCCGAGAGCTACGCCACGATCATTCAGCAGCTCGGCGCGGCCGGGCTGGCACGCTCGCCCGGCGACGGCTGGACGCGCATTATCATCGAGAAGCCGTTTGGGCGCGACCTGACCAGCGCGCGCACGCTCAACGCCGAGGTGCATCGGGTCTTCGACGAAAGCCAGGTGTACCGTATCGACCACTACCTGGGCAAAGAGACGGTGCAGAACATCCTGGTGTTTCGCTTCGCCAACGGCATCTTCGAGCCACTGTGGGATCGGCGCTATGTCGATCATGTGCAGATCACCGTGGCCGAGACGGTGGGCGTAGAGGAGCGCGGCGGCTACTACGAGCACGCCGGCGCACTGCGCGACATGGTGCAAAACCATCTGATGCAGCTGCTCACGCTCACCGCCATGGAGCCACCGATCGGCTACCGCGCCGACGCCGTGCGCGACGAGAAGGTCAAGGTGCTGCGCGCCATTCGCCCGATCGCGCCCGAGCAAGCCGAGCAGGTGACTGTGCGCGGCCAGTATGGCCCCGGCACGGCCGGCGGGCAGGCGGTGCCAGGCTACCGCCAAGAGCAGGGCGTGGCACCCGAATCGACCACCGAGACATACGTGGCGCTGCAGTTCTTCATCGACAACTGGCGCTGGGCGGGGGTGCCATTCCTGCTGCGCACCGGCAAGCGCCTGCCCAAGCGCGTCAGCGAGATCGCCATCCAGTTCCGCTCGGTGCCGCTGATGCTCTTCGACAGCGGGCCGCTGAGCGACATCGAGCCAAACGTGCTGGCGATGCAGGTGCAGCCCGACGAAGGCATCACGCTGCGCTTCGACTCGAAGGTGCCCGGCCAGGCCAACCAGATCCGCCCGGTGACGATGGACTTTCGCTACAACGCCGCGTTCGGCGTCGAGTCGCCCGAGGCCTACGAGCGGCTGCTGCTCGACGCCATGCTGGGCGACTCGACCCTCTTCACACGTAGCGACGAGGTCGAGGCCTCGTGGTCGCTGATCACACCCATCCACCAGGGCTGGGCCAGCGCCGATGCGCCGGCCTTCCCGAGCTACGAGGCCGGCACCTGGGGGCCGAAGGCGGCCGATCGCCTGCTGGTGAAGGAGTGGCGCGCCTGGCGCCGGCTCTGA
- a CDS encoding glucose-6-phosphate dehydrogenase assembly protein OpcA: MSDTTLAAPSTPTHSDVRAIEQALNQLWQQSSTGEQGDKRQAITRTRVLTLIVATRGDEQAARATDTAARLMLRHPHRAIVVNAMPHAAADQLDAWVQAHYAPPSHGHARMCGEQITIVASGAALARVPNTILPLLVPDVPVMLWWMAGAPFDDPRYGKFGDLIDRVVVDSSTFPAPEAGLAAMAAQLAAGARISDLSWSRLTPWRELVAQFFDAPAQVAQLAEISSVTVSYEALAGAADDRSQALLLVGWLAARLGWAPATPARRRGSVTNIQMRRADGSAVRIKLRPARPKDDELDRLASIVLECPRARYTVARDRAPNCAIARAEPAGMPPLQRRVRLEHLDEAELIGAELRLLGQDQTFAETTRIAAQLIG; encoded by the coding sequence ATGAGCGATACTACACTGGCAGCACCGAGCACACCCACACATAGCGATGTGCGCGCGATCGAGCAGGCGCTCAACCAGCTCTGGCAGCAGAGCAGCACCGGCGAGCAAGGCGACAAGCGCCAGGCGATTACACGCACGCGCGTGCTCACGCTGATCGTGGCGACTCGCGGCGACGAGCAGGCCGCCCGCGCCACCGACACGGCCGCCCGGCTGATGCTGCGCCACCCACACCGCGCGATCGTCGTCAACGCTATGCCGCATGCCGCCGCCGACCAGCTCGATGCCTGGGTGCAGGCGCACTACGCGCCGCCCAGCCACGGGCACGCGCGCATGTGCGGCGAGCAGATCACAATCGTAGCAAGCGGCGCGGCGCTGGCGCGTGTGCCCAATACGATCTTGCCGCTGCTGGTGCCCGATGTGCCGGTGATGCTGTGGTGGATGGCCGGCGCGCCGTTCGACGACCCGCGCTACGGCAAGTTTGGCGACCTGATCGACCGCGTGGTGGTCGATAGCTCGACCTTTCCGGCGCCCGAGGCCGGCCTGGCCGCGATGGCCGCGCAGCTGGCCGCCGGTGCGCGCATCAGCGACCTCTCGTGGAGCAGGTTGACCCCCTGGCGCGAGCTGGTGGCCCAGTTCTTCGATGCGCCGGCTCAGGTGGCGCAGCTGGCCGAGATCAGCAGCGTGACGGTGAGCTACGAGGCCCTGGCCGGCGCCGCCGACGATCGCAGCCAGGCGTTGCTGCTGGTGGGCTGGCTGGCCGCACGCCTGGGCTGGGCGCCGGCCACGCCGGCACGGCGGCGCGGCAGCGTCACCAACATTCAGATGCGGCGCGCCGATGGTAGCGCGGTGCGCATCAAGCTGCGGCCGGCCAGGCCCAAGGACGACGAGCTCGACCGGTTGGCGTCGATCGTGCTTGAGTGCCCACGCGCGCGCTACACCGTCGCCCGCGACCGTGCGCCGAACTGCGCAATTGCGCGCGCCGAGCCGGCCGGGATGCCACCACTCCAGCGCCGTGTGCGGCTCGAGCACCTCGACGAGGCCGAGCTGATTGGGGCGGAGCTGCGGCTGCTCGGGCAGGATCAGACCTTCGCCGAAACGACGCGCATCGCGGCACAGCTGATCGGCTGA